CTCGCCCTCCGTCGATGAGCCACCGTGATCCGAGCACGAGTGTGAGCATTCCGGCACCGACGAGCGCGAGATTGTGCGCGTTGGATCCCGCGTCCGAAATAGAGTATTCGGTGAGGGCTGGCGGATCCGTCTGGATATAGTACAGAAGGTAGACTGTAAAGCCACTCAGTACGAGCAAAAAGAGCGTTCCCTCGAATCGGTCGATCCGTCCATCGAGGCTGAACACGAAGAGCAAGGCGGCGGCGAAGACCATGAACGGAACGTGTCGACGGAGGACCGTGGGACTGACGGACAACGGACGGATCAACGCGGTGAGTCCGAGGACGAGTCCGATGTTCGCCACGTTCGAGCCGATGATTGCACCGAGGCCGATGTCCGTCGAGACGCTGAGTGCGCCGACGGTAACGACGAACAGTTCGGGAGCCGTCGTCGCGAAGGCGACGACCGTCACGCCCACGGTTGCAACGCGAAGGCCGAAGCTGAGTGCAAGCCGGCTGGCACCGGCGACGAGAAGCTCCGCTCCGGCGTACAGAAACACCAGCCCGAGCACCAGGACGATACCGTTCACGACGAACTCGCTCATCCGTTCAGGGTAAGATTTCACCTCATTAATACCTTCCCAATCGGTCTGCGTTCCCGTACGACGAGTCCGCGCCCCGCTGTCCCTTTATGATATCTCCCTCCGATGGCGGGGAAGTTGCTCTCTCGGGTGGGGGTACGCTAACAAACAGTTAATTACCTGTAGCCCAAAGCGGAGATCAGATTATGGGTCGCCGAGGGAAGACTGTGGCCGACTCGGATGGCGTTTTTTCGGATATCCGGGTGGAAGACGAACGCGCGGTGCTTCGGATGTTTCGTCAGTTCGGACGAAAGCGACTGGCCTACTTCGTTCTCGGTGGTCTGGCCACGATTTTCGCTCGAGCCATGGAGCTCGTTCCGGCGTACATTCTCGCCGTCGCGATCGACTCGTTGTTTTTCGACGAACAGACGTTCGCGATCGTCGGGATTCCTTCGGCGTGGTTGCCGACGGATCCCGGTCAGCAACTGCTGCTCATCGCGGCGCTCCTCGGTGGTGCCCACGTGGCCGGTGCCGTCCTCAGCCTGGTCAACAGCTGGGCGTGGAACCTCTTCTCTCAGCACTTCCAGCACGAGCTTCGGGTGGCGGCGTACGAGGCGATGCAACGCCGTCACATGGGATTTTTCGACAACAAACAAACCGGCGAGATCATGTCGATTCTCAACAACGACGTCAATCAGCTCGAGCAATTTCTCACTCACACGCTCAACAGGGCGATCCGGATCGTCGTCAGAACCGGGGGGATGGCTGCGGTGATGCTGATCGTCAACTGGCGACTGGGTATCCTTCCGACGAT
This genomic stretch from Natrarchaeobius halalkaliphilus harbors:
- a CDS encoding calcium/sodium antiporter — translated: MSEFVVNGIVLVLGLVFLYAGAELLVAGASRLALSFGLRVATVGVTVVAFATTAPELFVVTVGALSVSTDIGLGAIIGSNVANIGLVLGLTALIRPLSVSPTVLRRHVPFMVFAAALLFVFSLDGRIDRFEGTLFLLVLSGFTVYLLYYIQTDPPALTEYSISDAGSNAHNLALVGAGMLTLVLGSRWLIDGGRGLLSTMGFSDLFIGITVIAFGTSLPELAASVVGAIRGETGFSIGNVIGSNIYNILAVIGITSLIVPITVSPATLQFELVVLVIFTLVLVGMMIRNRELTRVDGAILVSGYLVFLYLLLP